In Candidatus Poribacteria bacterium, the genomic stretch GCTGAATCGCAGGAGCACCAGATTAAAGCCTATCGCACTTATGAAAGTGTTGAGATTGACGGCGATTTAACGGAAGAGGACTGGAAACACGCGGAGCCCATTAACCAATTTGTGCAAATTGAACCGTATGAAGGTGAAATCGGTTCCGAATCAATGGAGGTTCGGGTTCTCTATGACAACGAGAATATCTATTTCGGTTTTACCTGCTTCGATTCAGATATATCAAAACTTGTCGCGAATGAGATGCGCCGCGATTCTCGTGACCTACACGAGAATGATAATGTGTTCCTGCTACTTGATACCTATAACGATCGACGCAGCGGTTTCTTCTTTCGGATGAACGCCCTTGGCGCGATACAGGACAGAGCCGTAACCAACAGCGGCGATACGTTTAATTCCGATTGGGACGCTGTGGTGAACTGCAAGTCGAAAATTAACGATACCAATTGGACCGCCGAACTTAGTATTCCATTTAGTCAACTCCGTTTCAAAAAGAGCGATTCGATGGCATGGGGCATGAACACCGGTCGCGGATTGGCGCGAAATCAAGAAGAGATGCTATGGGTCCCTGTTTCGGCATCCTATGGTGGCAGGGCGAAGTACCGAACCGCCAGCTTGGGAAATGTTGTTGGGCTCTCAGGTATCACTCCGTCTCGGAACTTAGAGGTACTGCCATATATTCTCCCGGGCGTGACCCAAATTAATGAGAATGACACAGGACTTGAAACCCATGGAAAATTCAAAATAGGCGTTGATGCTAAATACGGCATTACGTCAAATCTGACAGCGGACATCACCTATAACACGGACTTCGCGCAGGTCGAAGCCGATGAAGAACAAGTGAACCTCACCCGATTTAGCCTCTTTTTTCCTGAAAAGCGACCGTTCTTTTTGGAGGGTGCCGGACTTTTCGACTTTGGGATACCACGGACCAGTTTCCGCCGCCCCCCACCTATGCTCCTTTTCTATAGCCGACGGATCGGACTTGCAGAAGGCAATGCAATTCCAATTATCTTTGGTGGAAAAACAAGTGGTAAGGTCGGTTCTTACGGTGTCGGATTTCTCAACGTTCTAACAGATGAGTTCCATGACGATACGGAAGATGACCCAATTGACATTCCGCGCACCAATTATTCTGTGATACGAATTACAAAAGATATCGCTTCCGGTTCGCGCATTGGCATGATTGCTGTCAATAAGGATGAAATTGGCGATTACAATCGTGCAGGTGGTTTTGACTTTGAGTACCGTCCGAGTGACAATCTGGATATACGCGGGCTGTGGTCACGAACGTTTGAACCAGATGCGTCTGGAGAAAATAATGCATGGTATATCGGTTCCAACTGGCGGAGTAGGTATTTCCGCATAGAAGGTTCGTATACCGATATTGATGAAGATTTCAACCCCGCCGTTGGATATGTGCGACGTCCCGGCATTCGGCAATTCCGCGGTGAAATGCGCTGGGTCCCTATGCCCCAAAAATTCGGAATTCGACAAATCTGGACCGGTCCAGAGATGAATTATATCCTCAATCACGACAACGAATTAGAAGAATGGGACGTTTCCTATACCAACTGGTTTGAATTGAGCTCGGGAGACTCCATCTTTTTTAACGCCGGACGCAGCTTTGAGCGTCTGGCTGAGATTTTCGATTTTCGGGAGGGTATAGAGATCCCAATAGGTGACTACCAATCTAACTCATTTGGTTTCCGTGCCTCCAGCAGTGATAGTCGTCCGATCAGTACAACTGTCGGTGGCGGCATTGAGGATTTCTATAACGGCACAGTTCGGAGAGCATACCTACAAACCACGCTTAAACCGAATGGACATATCAGTGTGAGCGCACAATACCAATTTAATCAGATAGTTAATCTCCCAACAGCGTATTTTACCGATGCGGAGCCTCGTCCTATTTACGTCAACCTTTTTAGAGGTAGGTTTGACTATTCTTTCACTACAGGTCTTTTTGCAAAACTGTTTGCACAATGGAACGCCGATACGAACGTCGTGTCTACTAACTTCCTTATTAACTATATCTATCGCCCAGGAAGCGATTTCTATTTCGTTTTCAATCAGACGTATGATACGAACGGGACCACGAAATCTCGGTTGTTAGATTCAACTGTGGTTGCGAAGATGACCTATTGGTGGAATCCGTAACGCAACAAGAGACATCTTGCAGAGGTGTCGATGCGAAAAAATTGACACAAAAATCAGAATATGTTATAATTAGGATATATTTACGCTAAAATGGATAGATTTTTCTTTATTTCGTGAGTCCTATTAAACGCTTTGGTAGTACCTGACGTTAAAAATAAGTACTTACGAATAGTATCTTAAGGTATTTTTTAGCAACGCCGGTTTTGGTTAGGCATACAAAACAGGATTCAAAGACCAAAACGACCTCTTCTATTGATAGGAGGAAAAACGAATGAATAGCAGAACTTCCGGCATGCTCGGTCAAATGCGGAAACGCCGGGCGGAGCGTAAAAAACCGAAGCGTTTTGTCGCGTTGAAACAGGTCTCGCTTGATACCAGCCAGCAGCGAAGCATTTCTACGGCGCAGGCAAACATGCCGAAGCATACTATCACACAAAAGCACGTTGGACGGAGTTCCGCCGCGTTTACAGTCGCAATGGTATTTCATATCCTCATAGCGATTATCATTAGTGTCTTTTATATTAAAGATCGGATTGAAAATGAACGGGAGACGTTTGATATCAGTATCGTCACAGAAGATGTCAAGACGAAGCGTCGGTTCATACGTCGGGAAACCCCGAAGTTCAACCAGGCACAACAGGCGCAGCAGCAACTTGTTTTCCGTCCGCGCGTAAGGACTGACACCAACCAATTACCATCGGATCAAGGGTTTGTCATCCCAGATATAGAAGCAACTGATGATCTCTCAACGCCCGGTCCTGATGAAGGACTGAAAGCGATAGATGTCGACCGGAGCTTTGTAAAGCCAACACCGACGATTGAGACTGAAAACAAAGCACCCGTCCTTGAACGACAGCGTGAGGCACCCAACGTTCTTGATAAACTTGATACGCCTCTACCCGATGAAGCACTTGGAGCGGCTAACATTGACATTACCCCCGAGTCACGGACTGTTTCGCCTACGTACAAAATTAAAGTGAAACCGACGTATCCAGAGAGTGCTAAGAAGGCGGAGAAAGAAGGCGTGGTTCTTTTGGAAGCAACCATCGATGAAAAAGGTATTGCAAAAGACATTAAGGCATTGACAAACCTTGGATTTGGGCTTGAGGATGCAGCGATTGATGCGTTGAAAAAGGCTACTTTTCGTCCGGCGACGAAAAACGGGAAACCTATCACACTTGAGAAAGTTCAAATCCCTTACGAGTTTAAACTTAAAGATGGCTAAGCATATCGCTTGTTCCCCTTTTTTCAGGAGGAAAACGAGTGAGCAACAGAACTTCCGGTATACTCAGTCAAATGCAAGAGCGGCGCGCGGAGCGTAAGAAACCGAAGCGTTTTGTCGCGTTGAAACAGGTCTCGCTTGATACCAGCCAGCAGCGAAGCATTTCTACGGCGCAGGCAAACATGCCGAAGCATACTATCACACAAAAGCACGTTGGACGGAGTTCCGCCGCGTTTACAGTCGCAATGGTATTTCATATCCTCATAGCGATTATCATTAGTGTCTTTTATATTAAAGATCGGATTGAAAATGAACGGGAGACGTTTGATATCAGTATCGTCACAGAAGATGTCAAGACGAAGCGTCGGTTCATACGTCGGGAAACCCCGAAGTTCAACCAAGCACAACAGACAGCGCGGAAACCTGTTTTCCAGCGACCCGTAACGACTGACACCAACCAACCGCTATCAAATAAGGGTTTTGTGGTCCCAGGTATAGAAGCAACTGATGATCTTTCAACGCCCGGTCCTGACGAAGGACCAGCAATTATAGATGTTGACCGGAATTTTGTGAAGCCAACAACGACGATTGAGCCTGAAAACAAAGCACCCGTTCTTGAACTAAAACGCGAGGCACCATCACTGATTAACAAACTTGATGGTCCTGCACTTGATGAAGGACCCGGGTTAGATAGTGTCAATTTCGAGTCTGAGCCCGGAGTCGTGCCTCCGAAGAAGAAGTTTCAAGTGGAACCCGATTATCCGGAGAGTGCCAAGAAGGCAGAGAAGGAAGGCGAGGTTATTTTACAGGCGACCGTTGATGAGAAAGGGAACCCGAAAGATATTAAAGCACTGACGAATCTTGGGTTTGGACTTGAGGCGGCGGCGATTGCAGCGTTGAAAAAATCCACTTTTCATCCGGCAACGAAGGGTGGTCAACCTATCAGCAAGTTAGTTCAAATAGGCTATAAGTTTACGCTTAAAGACAACTAACGGTATTCGTTTGTTTTGATATAGGTGATAAAAAAAGAAAAGCGGTGAGTATCCGGCGTTCACCCGATTTTTAGCAAGCCTTTTGCTGCGAAGTTACGGACTAAGTTTACAACCGAGTAGCGTGCTGTGTCAGCTATTTGCGTTTGTTCAAACGTCAATCGGGCAGCTTCCGCCTCAACGGCTTCTACCTGTGATGCTGACATATTTTCAAAGAATCGGTCGTGTATGGCGGTCGGTGCGTTGTGTAGTGCAAGGGCTAAGGTCGGTTTGTCGAGCACTTGTAAAATAGTTTTAATTGCTTCATCTTCCAAATTTCCCAGATCCTCAAATGTAAACAGCTGCTCGGAAACAATATCCACCACTTCCGGTTGTTTCTCTCCTAACGCTTCCAACAACTCATTCTGTGCTGTTACGTCCATATATGACAACAACTTTGCGAGGTTCGCTGTGCCTTCACCCAAGAAGGTGGTTTTTTGGATTGCTTCCTTAATCTTGGTAATCTGTTCGTTCCAGACCTGCATCGCGAATTCAGAATCAACAGTTTCCGTTGTTGTCACTTTCTCAGCGATGCTTATCTGTTTATTAACGGGTAACTGCGCGAAAAGTCTTCCAGCGTGTGCGGCGAGTGCCTTTCCCGTAGGTTCACTATTGAAGTGCGAACACATTACGAGAAACACCGCTGCATCGCTATCGTCCACGTTTTGGAACGCCGCTAAAGTGACTTGTGGATGTGTTTCGTCGAGCAAAGCCGTCAGTTCCTGCAGCGCAGCCTCATCTAAGAAGGTTGGTGTGGTTTGAGCGTCTGTATTAGGATAGGACACCCTGTACCCCCTTTTCTCCCGCGACCACTTCACCGATGAGGTAAGTGGATTCATCGGATGCTTTCAGCGACTTCAGAGCGGCATCAACACCATCTGGTGCAACGACGACCACCATTCCGATTCCCATGTTGAAAACCTTGTACATTTCAGATGCTTCAACGTCTCCCTTCGCCTGTAGAAACGGAAAAATAGACGGAATCTCCCATGTTCCGTTCTGAATGTGTGCCACACACCCATCTGGTAGGATCCGCACCACATTCGCAGGCAATCCGCCGCCGGTGATATGGGCGATGCCTTTAATATCACACACGTTGCGAAAAGACAGGATGGATTTCACGTAGCTTTTGTGAGTCGAAAGCAGTGCGTCTCCCACCGTTGCGGAGAGTTCAGGGAGGTAAGTATCTACGCTGTAATTGCACCTGTCAAACAGAATCCGCCGCGCTAACGTAAAGCCATTCGTATGTAGACCCACGGAGGCTAAGCCGATGAGTTGGTCCCCGGGGGCAATTCTTTCTCCAGTAATCACGTCGGATTTCTCAACCGCACCGACGATAGTGCCTACCAAGTCGTACTCACCCGGTGCATAAAGATCCGATAACTCCGCGATTTCACCGCCAATTAAGGCACAACCGATCTCTCGGCACCCTGATGACAAACCTGTTACGATTTCTTCAATCACTGTAGGTACGACTTTGTTGATGCCGATATAATCCAAAAAGAAGAGCGGTTCTGCCCCCTGTACAACAATATCGTTACCACAGTGTGCAACAATGTCAAAGCCGACGGTGTCGTGCCGTCCCGCTTTAAACGCAACCTTTAATTTTGTACCTACACTGTCTGTACTGGAAACAAGCACAGGTTCTTGATACTTTTGGAGTGCAAAAAGCCCGCCGAAAGTACCGACATCGCTAAGAACTTCGGGGCGATAAGTGGTTTGAACCAGCTTTTTTAGTCGCGCTATCGCTTCAGTTTCTGCTTCAAATGAAACGCCAGCATCGGCATACGTCAGCGGATTTTTATCTGCCATCTGATTTTTCCTGTTCCTTCAACAATTGTTTGCGCAGAGGTGAGACACTTTTTCTCGGTCTTAAGAGACTAATGACTAACACGATGCCACTGATACCTAACGCAATGAGTACGCCGATCTCTTCCGCTTCATCCGCCTTCATGTTCGGCCGCAACTTCTCAATGAGAAGTGGGAGGATTCTACTCAGCACCATACCGAGGATAGCACAACCAAGCAAAGAGATAAGCGTGTGTCGACCTTGTGCTGTGCCTATCGGACTCGGTTTTTTCCGTCCGCCCCTGTTTCTTTCTGTACGCCGCATAAGAATTTCCTTGCAGATGTGATTTTAATAGCCCATATTGAAAGGTTTCTCTAATCAATTAAAGGGAGTTGCTCTGAAGATTCTTCCAAAAACGGAATCGGATATTTTCCATCAAAGCAGGTGGTACAAAAGTCCTGAGGTGTTTCCACTGATTTGAGCATACCATCAATACTCAAATAACCGAGACTGTCGGCGCGGATATACTTGCGAATTTCGTCAATTGTGTGTGAACTCGCGATTAACTCCCTACGGGTTGGTGTGTCTACGCCATAGAAGCATGAGAATTTGTTCGGAGGGGATGCAATGCGGAGATGGACGGCTGTCGCGCCGCCTTGCCGAATGATCTTGATGAGCTTCCGACTATTTGTTCCTCGCATAATCGAGTCGTCTACAAGGATGACCCGTTTACCGCGTAGCACATCGCGCACAGGGTTCAACTTCACCTTAACCATGAGTTCTCGAATATCCTGTGTGGGATTCATGAACGAGCGACCGACAAAAGCATTCCGAGATAGTCCCAAATCAAACGGAATGCCAGATTCTTCAGCGTATCCGAGGGCAGCAATCGTCGCGGAATCGGGAACTGGGATAACGACATCAGCTTTGACGGGGTGTTCACGAGCGAGTTGTCTGCCGAACTCGCGGCGCGTGTTATTCACGCTCTGTCCGAACATCCTGCCATCTGACCGCGCGAGGTAGATATATTCAAAGATGCACTGTGATAATTTCGCTTGTTTTTGATGGAACCGATAGGACTCTATACCGCGATGGGTAGAGCGTGTGAATATCAATTCTCCAGGTTCTACCTCACGTATCGGCTCGGCTTCAACCACATCAAGGGCACACGTCTCCGAGGCTAACACATAAGCATCACCGAGTTTGCCAAGCCAGAGCGGACGAAATCCATGTGCGTCGCGAGCCCCCATCAGTGTAGTGTTATCCATGCATACGAACGAATACGCGCCTTGAACACTCCGAAGCGCGTCGGTAATTCTATGTTCCAAAGCCTGCTTCCGCGAATGTGCTATCAAATGAAAAATCACCTCGGTGTCCAAACTTGTACTGAAGATGGAACCGGCGTTCTCCAGATGATTCCGAACTTGCGTCGCGTTGACGAGATTGCCGTTGTGCCCAAGCGCGAGGGGACCTTGTTTGTAATTCCGGACTAAAGGCTGGGCGTTTTCAAGCGTACTTTCCCCTGCTGTTGAGTATCGGTTGTGTCCGATAGCGATATGCCCTTTCAGTTTCGCTAAGGCATCAGGGGTGAAGACAGAGTGAACAAGACCCATGCCGTGGTGATATGTAAACTTCTCACCATCCGATGCGACAATACCGCTGCTTTCCTGCCCTCGATGCTGAAGGGCGCGCAACCCTAAATAGGTCAATTCTACTGCTTTTGGGTGGCCGAAAATGCCGAATACACCACATTCGTCCTTCGGTTTATCATCATATTGCATTTTGACGGGTAAAACCTCCAGCGTGCACTCTTAGATTTTCGTAACTCTTCATCAAAAAAGCCTTTCCTTGATCTATGTTCCTTCTGCACTCACTTCACTGTTTTTTACGACTGTTAACCTGTATCCTAAGATGGCACCGATAGGTACAGCGAGGATATACCAGACCTCGACTGGTAAGCCAAGGGACACCCACCCGCGCATGGGCAGTGACACAACGTACGCGAGCGTCTTAAGTACGGGCAAAAGCAACGCTAAAACCAGATTCGGCCTTCCAAATATTTCCCATGGGACGTTGAGAAGGGCGAGTAAGCCAACGACAGCTGGCGGGCCTAAAAACGCCCCTGAGCAGAGCGGTTTTAAGGGAATATTGACACCGAATCTCTGGCTCACGAAGCGAATACCCGCGCTCGCGCCTACAATCACAACCCCGTACGTGATGCCCAGTGAGAGAAGAAGAAGTAAACCTACCCAGAAGCCGTGACGGACTTTGTTGCCGAGGAGTACTTGCCAAATAAAATCGTCAAATATCAGCAAGCACACCCAACCACCTACCAACCCGACGAGACTTCCCGCAACAATTTGACCAAGGGTTAATGCGATACCTTTTTTTTTCATACATTCCCGTCTTTCTTTTCAATTTTAATTCTATTGTATCATGACGCAGCATTAATTGTCAAAACAATCTTTTCCACGGAATTGGTTTGACACAATTCTAACTTTGAATTAAACTATCTCCACAAAATGCAGTTCCTAAGTTCAATCTCTCACTGTAAGCGGCGGATTCAGTGCCGTTTTCAAAGGAGGTTCTCATGTCAAAAATTCTCGTACTATCCGGCGAAAACCACCGTTTTGATGCGAGTGCCAGCGTCATTCACGATTTTCTCTCCGATGATGCTGATATTTCAGCGGCGTTAACTGACGATAAAGGAATCTTAGCATCGTCGGAGCTAAATGACTATGATGCCTGTGTCTTTGGCACCGGTTTCACACGGACAGAACGCCGAGATGATGGATCCGTCGCACGTGTCTCCGATTTAGCACCTGCTGAAGAGGACGGCTTGTTTCAATTCGTCAGCGATGGCAAAGGATTGGTCGGTATTCACGGCACTGCGTGGTGGATCGGCGGTCAGGCGATGGAACTTATCGGCGGTGCTGCCAATTGGCATCCACCCGGTTCAACTTTTACCGTCCATATAGAAGACAACGACCATCCAACAACCGAAGGCGTTGAAGATTTTGATGTAGAAGATGAGATCTATATTTCTGCACACGATCCGCACATTCATGTCTTGGCATCTGCTGAGTGGTTCGGCAAGGCGCATCCGATGGCATGGGTAAAACCTTACGGTTCGGGACGTGTCTTTTACACCACTTTGGGACACGGACCGGGGACCTTCGAGCGCGCCGGCATGCAGAAATTCCTCACCCAAGGGGTGAAATGGGCAGCGGCATCCTAATTTTGTTTCGTGAGTTTTGGAAACCTGTAAGCTACGCCAAAAGCACTGGACGGCGAGGCACTTGTGTCTCGCCGATCCACTATCTTAAACCCAAATGCGCACACTAAAAATCACAGATATAGAAACCGAAGTTGTTCAAGTAAATCACCGAGGCAATTGGCTTTTCGTCAAGGTCCACGCTGACGACGGGACGGTTGGCATCGGTGAGGCTTCCCACGGTAGGAACGACGCACGCGTTGAAGACCTCATTAAGACGCTCATGTCCACTTTTGTCGGATCCAATCCGTTTCAACTGGAGGCATTCCGCGAGCATCTCTATCACGATACTGAAAGCCATTCCTATCATACTGCGCTTAGCGGAATTGAACAAGCGATGTGGGATTTGGCAGGAAAGGCGTTAGATGTGCCCAGCTATTATCTGTTGGGTGGTAAGTGTCGAGATAAGATTCGTCTCTATGCGAATATTAACCGCGCCACCGTCGATCGCAGTCCGTACGGGTTTGCCCACAATGCTAAGCGTGCTGTTGCTGAGGGGTTTACCGCCATAAAGTGCGCACCCTTTGATGATGTTTCTGTCGCGAATATCTCACGAGGAACACTCACTCCCGCTATCTGCTTAGGTATTGATCGCATCCGCACGATTCGTTCCGCAATTGGTGCGGATATTGATCTGATGGTGGATTGCCATAGCCGTTTTAACCCCGGTATTCTCATTCAAGTCGCAAAAGAATTGGAAGACTTACACCTCTTCTGGATTGAAGATGCAGTGCCCCTGGATAACCTTGACGCTTTCGACCATATAAGTCGTTCCATTGGTATCCCGATTGCGACCGGTGAACGTTTACGGACCCTCACGGATTTTGATAAATTGCTGACACAAGCACACGTAGATTATATTTTGCCGGATGTCAAACATGTTGGTGGAATTTCAGGGCTGAAAAAAATTGCTACCCTTGCCGCTGCACGGAACGTTATGGTAACGCCTCACAATCCGAGCGGTCCCGTTGCGACCGCTGCCAGTGTCCAATGCATGGCGAGTGTGCCGAATTTCGCAATCCTTGAATACGCTTGGGGCGAGGTAGACTGGCGCGCGTCTCTGATTAAACCGCCAGAGAAAATCGTTGACGGATTTATTGAAGTGCCTACCCGGACTGGATTAGGCATTACACTTTAACACATATCAGGAGCTATAAAAAATGCTACTTTGTAATACTGACGGGTGCACTGCAACATGGGCTTGCACACTGCGCTCTATAAGACCCAAATTTATTTCCCTCTGCTTTTTCCTACTTATTGTTACGCTTGCTGGCTGCCTCGGAAGTCAACAGACAACGCAACCCGAAACTAATGAGACAGCCCCTACTACAGAAACGGAAGCACCTGGTGCGCTTGCCGAACTCCAGCTTTCAATACCTAAAACGAATTACACTACGGAAGAAGCCATCCCCCTTAATCTCAATATTCAGAATGCGAAGTTTGATCTTCTTGTTTCTTTTTTCAGTGTCGCGACAAGGGGAGCGTTTACGCAAATAACTGTGAAGGACACAAACGGACAGATTGTTAAACCGAAGCGTATGCTCACACAGGAAAACCCGCAAAAATATGTGCAGCGTGACGGGAAATCGGTACGCTGTATTCAAGGCTTTGAATTCAAAGCCGACGCGACTCAGGAATTGACGTTGAAAGATATTCAAAAATACTATAAATTGCAGCCCGGCACT encodes the following:
- a CDS encoding DUF5916 domain-containing protein, which translates into the protein MDEYLFASPKFQKITISLLIVTLFHLIAIGVRAESQEHQIKAYRTYESVEIDGDLTEEDWKHAEPINQFVQIEPYEGEIGSESMEVRVLYDNENIYFGFTCFDSDISKLVANEMRRDSRDLHENDNVFLLLDTYNDRRSGFFFRMNALGAIQDRAVTNSGDTFNSDWDAVVNCKSKINDTNWTAELSIPFSQLRFKKSDSMAWGMNTGRGLARNQEEMLWVPVSASYGGRAKYRTASLGNVVGLSGITPSRNLEVLPYILPGVTQINENDTGLETHGKFKIGVDAKYGITSNLTADITYNTDFAQVEADEEQVNLTRFSLFFPEKRPFFLEGAGLFDFGIPRTSFRRPPPMLLFYSRRIGLAEGNAIPIIFGGKTSGKVGSYGVGFLNVLTDEFHDDTEDDPIDIPRTNYSVIRITKDIASGSRIGMIAVNKDEIGDYNRAGGFDFEYRPSDNLDIRGLWSRTFEPDASGENNAWYIGSNWRSRYFRIEGSYTDIDEDFNPAVGYVRRPGIRQFRGEMRWVPMPQKFGIRQIWTGPEMNYILNHDNELEEWDVSYTNWFELSSGDSIFFNAGRSFERLAEIFDFREGIEIPIGDYQSNSFGFRASSSDSRPISTTVGGGIEDFYNGTVRRAYLQTTLKPNGHISVSAQYQFNQIVNLPTAYFTDAEPRPIYVNLFRGRFDYSFTTGLFAKLFAQWNADTNVVSTNFLINYIYRPGSDFYFVFNQTYDTNGTTKSRLLDSTVVAKMTYWWNP
- a CDS encoding energy transducer TonB; this translates as MNSRTSGMLGQMRKRRAERKKPKRFVALKQVSLDTSQQRSISTAQANMPKHTITQKHVGRSSAAFTVAMVFHILIAIIISVFYIKDRIENERETFDISIVTEDVKTKRRFIRRETPKFNQAQQAQQQLVFRPRVRTDTNQLPSDQGFVIPDIEATDDLSTPGPDEGLKAIDVDRSFVKPTPTIETENKAPVLERQREAPNVLDKLDTPLPDEALGAANIDITPESRTVSPTYKIKVKPTYPESAKKAEKEGVVLLEATIDEKGIAKDIKALTNLGFGLEDAAIDALKKATFRPATKNGKPITLEKVQIPYEFKLKDG
- a CDS encoding energy transducer TonB, encoding MSNRTSGILSQMQERRAERKKPKRFVALKQVSLDTSQQRSISTAQANMPKHTITQKHVGRSSAAFTVAMVFHILIAIIISVFYIKDRIENERETFDISIVTEDVKTKRRFIRRETPKFNQAQQTARKPVFQRPVTTDTNQPLSNKGFVVPGIEATDDLSTPGPDEGPAIIDVDRNFVKPTTTIEPENKAPVLELKREAPSLINKLDGPALDEGPGLDSVNFESEPGVVPPKKKFQVEPDYPESAKKAEKEGEVILQATVDEKGNPKDIKALTNLGFGLEAAAIAALKKSTFHPATKGGQPISKLVQIGYKFTLKDN
- the purM gene encoding phosphoribosylformylglycinamidine cyclo-ligase; translated protein: MADKNPLTYADAGVSFEAETEAIARLKKLVQTTYRPEVLSDVGTFGGLFALQKYQEPVLVSSTDSVGTKLKVAFKAGRHDTVGFDIVAHCGNDIVVQGAEPLFFLDYIGINKVVPTVIEEIVTGLSSGCREIGCALIGGEIAELSDLYAPGEYDLVGTIVGAVEKSDVITGERIAPGDQLIGLASVGLHTNGFTLARRILFDRCNYSVDTYLPELSATVGDALLSTHKSYVKSILSFRNVCDIKGIAHITGGGLPANVVRILPDGCVAHIQNGTWEIPSIFPFLQAKGDVEASEMYKVFNMGIGMVVVVAPDGVDAALKSLKASDESTYLIGEVVAGEKGVQGVLS
- the purF gene encoding amidophosphoribosyltransferase; the encoded protein is MQYDDKPKDECGVFGIFGHPKAVELTYLGLRALQHRGQESSGIVASDGEKFTYHHGMGLVHSVFTPDALAKLKGHIAIGHNRYSTAGESTLENAQPLVRNYKQGPLALGHNGNLVNATQVRNHLENAGSIFSTSLDTEVIFHLIAHSRKQALEHRITDALRSVQGAYSFVCMDNTTLMGARDAHGFRPLWLGKLGDAYVLASETCALDVVEAEPIREVEPGELIFTRSTHRGIESYRFHQKQAKLSQCIFEYIYLARSDGRMFGQSVNNTRREFGRQLAREHPVKADVVIPVPDSATIAALGYAEESGIPFDLGLSRNAFVGRSFMNPTQDIRELMVKVKLNPVRDVLRGKRVILVDDSIMRGTNSRKLIKIIRQGGATAVHLRIASPPNKFSCFYGVDTPTRRELIASSHTIDEIRKYIRADSLGYLSIDGMLKSVETPQDFCTTCFDGKYPIPFLEESSEQLPLID
- a CDS encoding ThuA domain-containing protein: MSKILVLSGENHRFDASASVIHDFLSDDADISAALTDDKGILASSELNDYDACVFGTGFTRTERRDDGSVARVSDLAPAEEDGLFQFVSDGKGLVGIHGTAWWIGGQAMELIGGAANWHPPGSTFTVHIEDNDHPTTEGVEDFDVEDEIYISAHDPHIHVLASAEWFGKAHPMAWVKPYGSGRVFYTTLGHGPGTFERAGMQKFLTQGVKWAAAS
- a CDS encoding mandelate racemase/muconate lactonizing enzyme family protein, which produces MRTLKITDIETEVVQVNHRGNWLFVKVHADDGTVGIGEASHGRNDARVEDLIKTLMSTFVGSNPFQLEAFREHLYHDTESHSYHTALSGIEQAMWDLAGKALDVPSYYLLGGKCRDKIRLYANINRATVDRSPYGFAHNAKRAVAEGFTAIKCAPFDDVSVANISRGTLTPAICLGIDRIRTIRSAIGADIDLMVDCHSRFNPGILIQVAKELEDLHLFWIEDAVPLDNLDAFDHISRSIGIPIATGERLRTLTDFDKLLTQAHVDYILPDVKHVGGISGLKKIATLAAARNVMVTPHNPSGPVATAASVQCMASVPNFAILEYAWGEVDWRASLIKPPEKIVDGFIEVPTRTGLGITL